The Daphnia carinata strain CSIRO-1 chromosome 1, CSIRO_AGI_Dcar_HiC_V3, whole genome shotgun sequence sequence aaaaaaaaaaatgcttcatcTTAAATGAGGCCATGCATACGTTTCTCGATTTCTTATGGCAGACATTGTCTAgctcatctctttttttttttgaggtcCGATCTGGCGAACGTATTATGACTCGTATTTATTTGTTTCGACGTGTTAACTTAGAACTGACTTTGTCTTCCGCAACGGCGGGTGCTCTCACGCTTTCTCTTCAACGAGAATGAATTAGGTTACAAATGATGGAAACATCATACCCCTCAATTTATGTGTGTTTGAATATttatgtgttttctttttttttttttttggcgcaAAATTCTTTATAAACAAACgtaacaaaatgaaaaattagtCTTGTGTTTTAAATGCGACGTGCCGAAAAAATCATTTGCATTGACAATTCACCCTTCTTATTTccaacacgaaaataaaacaggttgttgtcaaaatgtttgttttttttttttgtttttttttagataccgtcaaaaagaaatgaataccgctgaagaaaaaaaaaaaaagaagaagaagaagaaagaagaaggaaaaaaaaaaaaacgacgagaAGAGAAATATATGAAAAGAAGGTCAAAGAAGCAACCGTTATAGAGTTCCCGATCGGAGGAGCTGGCGAGCCACCACCAAATGGCCAGCCAAACATGGGGTGAGGGAAACAGACACACCGGGAGCAGAGCCGTGCCGGGAGGACGGCCGAACTTGAGGACGCGCCGAACTTAACGAAAATGCAACTTCCTTGTAAGGCCAtaccagaaagaaaaaaaaaaaaaaaaaaaaaaaaaaggagaactgGCGGATGGTCAAATGCGAGCACTGTTAGTAACTCGATGTCCTAGTCTAACGGATATTTATTTCGAACGGTTGTTCTCTCCTGGTCTTCGTTATTGTCCGGATTGCCCACACAATCAACAGTATTGCcagctttttatttatatgttcacccttttttttcgatttttttttttttttgaaaacattttgtacATAGATAGATGATAGGTGTTTTCACGTTTCAAGGAAATCCATATTGATTCAAATGAGCTAGTCACCAGCAAAGAAGGCGGATCCTGTTGAGCATGAGGCTACCAGAGAGCGCTGGTGATGGTGCGTCAGGTATTTTACGTCGAAttgcattcgtttttttttttttttttttttaaggatgtGGCTTATTCACGTTGTCCCTTTGACCCTGATGCCGCAGACACACAGTTTCACATGTTTAGAATCCATCACGAGTCTCTCATCCACCGTCGACGAATAACGTGAGTGCCTCCGATACAAATGGGCGTCGTCGCACGGGTTTCCCACCACccgtttttcttcattttcattcgttcgctacaacaacagcaaaccGTAAAGCCAAAAACATGCGAAATTACCATCTGCAAGCGGATCGTCCcccgaaattctttttttttttttttaatctggTCAATGAACTCTGTTGGTGTAAAATTAGAGAGGCCATAATTTAGTAATACGTATTTATATACTAGTAAATTTTAATGGCCAGGGAGAAATTAACGGACaatgaacgaaaaagaattaacTATCCTGCGTTTAATAAGAAATTTCCGTGATACACAAAAGAGAAGTAGATTGTGTGGATCATCTGTTTGATGATGTTCTAACGGATTTATTCCAACGTTTATTACCAATCCGCTTTTAATATTTcccttcattttatttattttttcaaaggtaTGGCCTCCATCTTTTGTCGGGAGTTCAGCTCGTCAGCATGTGCCACCTACTGAGCTCACCATCGACCACGTGAACGAAACCCACGAAGAGTAAAATGGtaactaacaaaaaataaaatcttttatcaatcactaaaaaaaatcaaccatTGAACGCAGCTGACTCTGGAACGATGACGCACGGAGATCACAAAAATGGGGATTTATCCTACGAGATCATTTGCGTATAGGATTCGCACTACACTTAGCATGTAATATAAAAGGCAGATCCGTCCATCAAATGGTGAAAAGCTTTTGCTGCTTGAAAAGTGATGTGGAATTGCGACGATTGAATTCCatgtcgatttcttttcatccaGTTCCACTTTACGGCAGAGCAAAGGATTTCTGCCACTCGGCATTTCAGCTCAAGTTTTCTGAATAAGATTAGCCTCACACTTACTTTTCTTTGGAACCATTTGATTTCGTTATTATCCTTAGTGTGTCCTGGCTGCTGCTAAGATATCAATCGGCCACTTCTCTCCCCCAATTTGGTAGGTCGCCAATGAAATGAGCAACAAATCATGTAAAGATAAAatgtttaattctttttaaatttgccttttGTAGCTCTCAGATCTGTAGTTTCTCAGACATGACGTCATTAAGCCACAGTCTGATGAAATGTATCGAATTTTTTCAGAGTGAATGAAGCGATAGCGTACATAACTCCTAAAGAATTTCGTCCTTTTGGATGAAAGGAGTTTCGCAATCAGACGGATGCCGTTCCTATACTCACGAAGATGTAGACCCCCTATGGTCGAGCATGAAAATTTATCACTATGGACGTCCCTTCCACCCACTGGTATTACAtcctcattcttttttgttccagcTTCCgctttattcttttcttagtTCAATCACTTAAAAAGAAAGCGCCCATCTATATAGCCCTTGTTTCTAAGGAAACCAGTGGTCGTGGGATTCAgctcattttattattatttgaaacaaaacgttttacttgagcttattatttttttttttgtgttgctaACTTTGTTTCACGCTTCTACTTTGCTTTGTTAGACGTGTAGAAAGGACGGGAACTTGATGGTGTTCAAACTACCTATCCCGCGTTTTCGATAGGATGCTCATTAATCCTCTCCGCAACACAGCCGCTCCCTctcgtttaatttttcattAGACGCTGCGGTACGGCCATAAATAGGCTGTatgcgagaaaaagaaattaaaaaaaatacaatattgCCCTTTCCTTTCAACCAGCGCCTCCAGCCTCGGAGGAATCGGAATGTCGGGATCTGCGAAATTCAATGGAACTTTTCAAGACGTAAATTCCAATTGACGTTTGCGCTCCTAGcgatttattttctaaaatgttttgctttaaattttcttttttgtgtgtgaagcAGGCAGGAGATCCCATAACAATTGCTCGGAATTTTCATCAAAAAGTTAAGCATCGcattaatattttaaatcgTGTATGTTCGTGAGAAACGCCAGCTAGTTGGACTTTTTCTTTACGATCACGTttatcggttttttttttgttttttttttttgattttatcaTTGATGTATAGGTGACGAGGAGAGCTGGTGAACGTGCACTCTACATTGTTGTAAAATGCATTGTACCGCGCCATGTTACTGTGCCATTTAAGCGTTTTGCTAGCACCGCCAAGATCATTCCAGCAGTTATACAAAGAAGGATGTCGTGAAAATGGATCATTACACTGTGATATCGGCCGGATAGTGCATGACATGGCGACCGTGCCCCAGTTATATTCCGCTCTAAGGTACcataaaaagccatcgaggCACACGCCAAAAAATTGTATATTCCCAACAACAAattgaaatcgaaaaaagTAATGCATTCTCAGCAAGTTTAAATGACctgtaagaaaaatatattcttaaaaatttgtttttcaaattttagtAGGTCACGCAGGGATCCAAGTGGCGAACAGGCACCTGTCAATTCACATTTCTATTTGGCGTTACAGCTCTACGAATACCAGTTGCGTAATCGAATTACATCATAGGCTTAGATATTTGTATTCAGTCTGTGATATAGCAGCGCAGTTGGTGACACAGTTTGCTGAATATGCAATAGTAATACCAGTAGTAATCTTCTTTGATAAATCATCGCTTCACTCCAGTTGACAGCGCGGTCGGTGTACCGTAGTAATTTTTGGGGTCGTCAAGTAGAAAAATTTCGTTCTCGAGTGCGACAACAAATCCTGTAGTGGGCGACATGGACTATGTACTATGTCTATGTACGTCTGTTATAGCTGTTAGGTCGTCCGTATCCGAGCTGTGGGTGTCTCGAATTATATTCTCGTCCCCAAGAGAAATATCTTTAACGACCACCTCGTTTCGCTAGACAACAAACATCGCATCATACAGAACAACTACATTTATTTCGGTTTAGAAATAAAATACTCTTAGATGGCCGTATTGATGTTTACAGCGATTTAGAAGgctaaaacaaatgaaaagttaGAGGGTCCTTGTGATGCTACGTCATCATCAATGCGACCGTTCGGGACAAGTACAAAGTAACACAGAGTCACATGTCAGCTCACTTTGACGTACCTGTCCACTTTAAGTCCGATTAACTAAAGATCGATGCGTCTACCAATGTTCCTTCTACGATAAACCGAATTACCTGGTAACCTCGCTACGTTGTTACAGTGGCACACTCAGTTAGtggaagggggagggggagggtgGTGCGTAGAGGATGGCAAAGATCTGACACGTACACTTTGTCTTCGGTACACCATTCGATTAGAATTATACTGCGCAACTAATGCGAAGCCCATGACGTCTGAGTCATGCggttcaaatttcaaaagtaTGTTTCTTCAGGATggattcgtttattttacAACTAAAAGGACACTTACGTATTCAAATCGAGATTTCAGGGATATTGTTAATTGGTTTTTCATCCAGATACGTGATTAAAAATTGCATGGATCGTTGAAGATACCTTAATACTCTCATACTCCCTTCTGCCCAATTAATGTGACATCTCGTAAATCTCAATCTTACAGACTGCAATAAGTCGTGGCGAACATGCAGACAAACGAATCAGAAATCATTGAAGGTTTGAAATTATACCCTCGTCTATACAGTGTAGCGGAAAAGGCGTATAACGTAGATCGATACGGTTTCCACTTAATGTCTTGAAACCGTCATTTGCCTCGTGTGGTGACAAGTACCCATGGTTAACGGATTTGCCCCCGCACgcatttttgatttctttcttttttgttttgtaaatttgGCACTGTCTGCACTTTAGCTGACGTCATATGGATAATAGATGGCTGCGAAGGcggtttattgttttttgtttattctcgTTTAGGTCAAAGGAATTCAAAGTAGGACCGTAAAAAAATTATCGTTGATAAAGCTAAATGAATAAGCAAGTGTTAGCTTTTTCAACGTTACGGGTATTTTCGGATACACTTTATTATAGGATCACGTAACGAATAAATACGGTTCTTGACATGTATAAAACATGGAGGACATGTCAGGGCAATTATGCCTAAGCATTAGGTTAAAAGAAAGACTAAAGGTGATATTATTCGTGAGGCATCAAGAGCCAACATGGCACACTATGATAACGGACTCAAAAGTTATTAACACTTGCCAAACGTGCCACTTTTTCACAGGCAAATAAGCTAAGTTGCTACGTCAAAAGACTGAGAGTAATCTTTGGATTCTAAAGTCGCGTAATCAATACCAGGAATGGCTTTGGGTACGTGGAAGTGTTCTTgttgacactttttttttaagcttttaGTCTACTGTCTGCTTAACCTTTGAAAGTTACCTCGTTCTTCGCTGAAACAAGTATCAGTACATAATGGCATGTTACGTGCTGGTAGTGTAAAAATTCACCCTTTTGCCTCTCACTTCGTAGAAGACGTTCAACTATGAAATCATCCACTTTACTGGAGCACTCTTCGTTCGGTTAGGATCCAAAAATTGCAgttcttgttgttcttttttttcctttttccttcctGCCTTCTTTCCGTGCAAGTGGTAGGTACTATACTCGACGACACTAACCCGCCGCGTGACTCTTAGATGGTGGTCGACgaataaagttaaaaaaataataataataaaattttaaataaataaaataaaataaaaaaagaatatttattcTTGAATACTAGATGGCGCTGAAATTAGTTTTCAtagatatttatttttgctaACTAAACTATTCGGCAATAGTTTATTGTATCAACCGGTAGTAACAGTAGTTCTTGCATTTCAGCTCAGTAAAGATGCTAAATACTGGGTACGGCAACTCTTTTATCTTTGCTACGACAGCGTGATTGATTCTGGTGTTCTGATTTAGGAAATTGGCTGGTCGCACGTTGTTCATCACGGGAGCCAGCAGAGGTATTGGAAAAGCTATAGCACTTAAAGCCGCTAGAGACGGAGCTAATGTAGTTATTGCGGCAAAGACTGCCAAGCCTCATCCAACATTGCCTGGGACAATCTATACTGCAGCTGAAGAAGGTATGTACAgatatattttctttatcatATATAGCAGCTGCACATAGCTGAATGTGGGTAAGAACATAATGTCTGGCTTTGTTTCGTACAAAAATGATTGGCTAATAAATCACATAGTCTCCTGTATTGGTCACAGTCAGAGCTGCAGGAGGACGATGTCTCTCATGTGTGGTGGATGTTCGAAATGAAACTCAGATACAAGACGCTGTGGATGTAGCTGTCAAAACATTTGGAGGAATTGACATAGTTGTAAACAATGCATCAGCCATCTTCCTCACTGGAACTGCTGAGACTTcagtaaaaaattttgatttgatgcaTGACATAATTGTTCGTGGGACATTTCTCGTGTAAGTATTTATAATGTTAACCAGTATGCTGTTGTTATTGTTAGAAAGCATTGGCACAACTATGCatgaaacatctttgattattGCAGAACTAAGTTTTGCCTACCATACctaaaaactggaaaaaatccACACATCCTCAACATAGCCCCTCCATTAATGCATCTTCCTGCCGAAAGGTTTTCCGGACATGTCGCCTATACCATGGCAAAATATGGAATGTCAATATTTGTAACTGGTATGGCAGAAGAGTTTAGATCAGAGGGGATTGCAGTTAATGCGCTGTGGCCGAAGAGTGGCACTGGTacaatatttatttatgttcGGCTTAATAGCTTACCAGCTTTTCCGCACTTGAACGCTGAAAATAAActcctagttttttttttctcttttacaaTTTTCAGCTATCAAGACCGCTGCAACGGAATTACGTGCTAAACGAATGTCTCAAGAGGACATTGCATTATTACTCAAACTCAAACTCCGAATTCCTGACGTAACTGCTGATGCCGCCTACGCTATTCTTACACGTGATTCGAGAAGCTACACTCAGCACTTTTGTATCGATGAAGACGTTCTTAGAGACGAAGGAATT is a genomic window containing:
- the LOC130691868 gene encoding hydroxysteroid dehydrogenase-like protein 2, which gives rise to MLNTGKLAGRTLFITGASRGIGKAIALKAARDGANVVIAAKTAKPHPTLPGTIYTAAEEVRAAGGRCLSCVVDVRNETQIQDAVDVAVKTFGGIDIVVNNASAIFLTGTAETSVKNFDLMHDIIVRGTFLVTKFCLPYLKTGKNPHILNIAPPLMHLPAERFSGHVAYTMAKYGMSIFVTGMAEEFRSEGIAVNALWPKSGTAIKTAATELRAKRMSQEDIALLLKLKLRIPDVTADAAYAILTRDSRSYTQHFCIDEDVLRDEGITDFEQYSASIPNWVPRV